A genomic segment from Corylus avellana chromosome ca5, CavTom2PMs-1.0 encodes:
- the LOC132181713 gene encoding vesicle-associated protein 4-2-like, with the protein MTHDVQTLIASASSSSSVASASVSGQSQIHEAVERSSLHSSNAVSSMAKSLLPTRRRLRLDPPNKLFFPYEPGKQVRSAVGIKNICKSHVAFKFQTTAPKSCYMRPPGGILSPGESIIATVFKFVEPPESNEKPIDHRSKVKFKIMSLKVKGEMDYVPELFDEQRDQVAVEQILRVVFLDPERPTPALEKLKRQLAEAEAALETRKKPPEETGPRILGEGLVIDEWKERRERYLARQQQVEGVDSV; encoded by the exons ATGACACATGATGTCCAGACCCT CATTGCTTCcgcttcgtcttcttcttctgttgCCTCTGCTTCGGTTTCGGGTCAGAGTCAGATTCACGAAGCTGTTGAAAGGTCGAGTCTGCATTCTTCGAATGCGGTTTCGTCTATGGCCAAGTCTCTGCTTCCGACTAGGAGGAGGCTCCGGCTTGATCCTCCCAACAAGCTCTTCTTTCCCT ATGAACCTGGTAAGCAGGTTAGGAGCGCTGTTGGAATTAAAAACATCTGCAAGTCTCATGTAGCTTTCAAG TTCCAAACAACTGCACCAAAGAGTTGTTATATGCGTCCTCCAGGCGGTATACTTTCTCCTGGTGAAAGTATAATTGCAACTG TTTTCAAGTTTGTTGAGCCTCCAGAGAGCAATGAGAAACCAATCGATCACAGGAGCAAGGTTAAGTTCAAAATCATGAGCTTAAAGGTCAAAGGGGAAATGGACTATGTACCAGAACTG TTTGATGAGCAAAGGGATCAAGTAGCAGTTGAGCAAATTTTGCGGGTTGTTTTCCTTGATCCTGAACGTCCTACCCCA GCACTGGAAAAACTTAAGCGGCAGTTGGCTGAGGCAGAGGCTGCACTCGAGACACGCAAGAAGCCTCCAGAAGAGACCGGTCCACGAATTCTCGGGGAAGGACTTGTTATTGATGAATGG AAAGAACGGAGGGAAAGATACTTGGCCCGGCAGCAGCAGGTTGAAGGGGTTGATTCAGTGTAA
- the LOC132181714 gene encoding pentatricopeptide repeat-containing protein At1g62910-like, giving the protein MELLGILPDVYTLGILINCFCHMNRVDFGFSVLARTLKLGYQPHCTTLTTLVKGLCLQGKINQAVSLVGEMSKKGYEPNMFTYGTIINGLCKIGETSVAIELLKKMEEANLEFDVVQYNTIIYSLLKDRLLTEALNLFSQMTSKGIQPDLFTYNSLTQGLSNLRHWNEVTALLKEMVHRKIMPDVTTFNILISALCKEGMLTEANEAFDVMIQRGLKPNTITYTSLIDGYCLQTRMDDAVKTFNMMVEKGIQPDLFTYNSLTQGLSNLRHWNEVTALLKEMVHRKIMPDVTTFNILISALCKEGMLTEANEAFDVMIQRGLKPNTITYTSLIDGYCLQTRMDDAVKTFNMMVEKGCSPSIISYSILINGYCKNRRIDEAMSHFHEMSNKGVNPNVVTYTTLIGGLCRVKRPKAAQELLHKMQTSGEHPNLVTYTVLLSGLLKNKFSSEAMELYREMEDKKLRLPIRIYNILIGGMYTTGKLMTARELFYSLASKGLKPDALTYNTMIKGLCIGGLINEASDLLKEMIETGCSPNNITYNTILQELLRHNKMSKAKELFQVMVNNGFSADATTSAMLVNLSSTNPADKTLEELVQKLL; this is encoded by the exons atggaactcTTAGGAATTCTTCCCGATGTTTACACTCTTggtattttgattaattgcttCTGCCATATGAACCGGGTGGATTTTGGGTTCTCTGTCTTGGCAAGAACTTTGAAACTTGGTTATCAACCCCACTGTACAACTCTAACTACTCTTGTCAAGGGGCTCTGTCTTCAGGGTAAAATCAATCAAGCTGTGAGTTTAGTTGGTGAAATGAGCAAGAAAGGGTATGAACCTAATATGTTTACCTATGGAACAATAATCAATGGTTTGTGTAAAATAGGGGAGACGAGTGTGGCTATTGAGTTGCTTAAGAAGATGGAAGAAGCAAATTTGGAATTTGATGTTGTGCAGTATAACACAATCATTTACAGTTTATTGAAGGACAGATTGCTAACCGAAGCTTTGAACCTTTTCTCTCAAATGACGAGTAAAGGCATTCAGCCAGATCTCTTCACATACAATTCCTTAACCCAGGGCTTATCCAACCTCCGCCATTGGAATGAGGTAACTGCACTATTGAAAGAGATGGTGCATAGGAAGATAATGCCAGATGTGACAACCTTCAACATATTGATCTCTGCGCTTTGCAAAGAAGGTATGCTGACAGAGGCAAACGAAGCTTTTGATGTGATGATTCAAAGAGGCCTGAAGCCTAACACAATTACATATACTTCATTGATTGATGGTTATTGTTTGCAAACGAGAATGGACGATGCAGTCAAAACATTTAATATGATGGTTGAGAAAG GCATTCAGCCAGATCTCTTCACATACAATTCCTTAACCCAGGGCTTATCCAACCTCCGCCATTGGAATGAGGTAACTGCACTATTGAAAGAGATGGTGCATAGGAAGATAATGCCAGATGTGACAACCTTCAACATATTGATCTCTGCGCTTTGCAAAGAAGGTATGCTGACAGAGGCAAACGAAGCTTTTGATGTGATGATTCAAAGAGGCCTGAAGCCTAACACAATTACATATACTTCATTGATTGATGGTTATTGTTTGCAAACGAGAATGGACGATGCAGTCAAAACATTTAATATGATGGTTGAGAAAGGTTGTTCACCTTCTATTATTAGCTATAGCATATTGATCAATGGGTAttgtaaaaatagaagaattgaCGAGGCAATGAGTCACTTTCATGAAATGTCTAACAAGGGAGTGAATCCCAATGTTGTCACTTACACCACTCTTATAGGTGGGTTGTGTCGAGTGAAGAGACCTAAGGCTGCCCAAGAGCTACTGCATAAGATGCAAACTAGTGGTGAACATCCAAATCTTGTAACTTATACTGTTCTGTTAAGTGGTCTGCTTAAGAATAAATTTTCTTCTGAAGCAATGGAATTGTATCGAGAGATGGAAGACAAAAAGTTGCGCCTTCCTATTAGGATATACAACATCTTGATCGGCGGTATGTATACTACTGGAAAACTTATGACCGCAAGAGAACTTTTTTATAGTCTTGCTAGCAAAGGTTTGAAACCTGATGCTTTGACTTACAATACAATGATCAAAGGTCTTTGCATAGGGGGGCTAATAAATGAAGCGAGTGATCTGCTCAAGGAAATGATCGAGACAGGTTGCTCACCTAACAATATCACATATAACACAATACTCCAAGAGTTACTGCGACATAACAAGATGTCAAAGGCAAAGGAACTTTTTCAAGTAATGGTTAACAATGGCTTCTCAGCTGATGCGACCACCTCAGCCATGTTAGTTAACCTTTCTTCTACAAATCCGGCGGATAAAACACTTGAAGAGTTGGTTCAAAAGCTTCTATGA
- the LOC132180392 gene encoding putative pentatricopeptide repeat-containing protein At1g12700, mitochondrial yields MRSAAESRSSLVFLCNHYYQVRLSIRAQNHLYCCFSSREDVETRARFLNSVRDQCRSGSLRNLDDALGFFDRMIHLHPLPCVVDFNQLLSAIARMKHFSSVITLIKKMELLGILPDVYTLNILINCFCHMNRVDFGFSVLARIFKLGYQPNSASLNTLVKGLCLQGKINQAVSLVGEMSRRGYGPDMFTYGTIINGLCKIGETSVAIELLKKMEEANLEFDVVHYTTIIDRLFKDRLLTEALNLFSQMTSKGIQPDLFTYNSLIQGLCNLRHWNEVTTLLKEMVHRKTMPDVTTFTILISALCKEGMLTEAKETFDVMIQRGLEPNTITYTSLIDGYCLQRRMDDAVKAFNMMVEKGCSPSVISYNILINGYCKNRRIDEAMSLFHEMSNKGVNPNVVTYTTLIGGLCRVKRPKAAQELLRKMQTIGEYPDLLTYSVLLHGLLKNKFFSEAMELYREMEDKKLCITIRIYNILIDGMCTTGKLMTAKELFYSLATKGFKPDTCTYNTIIKGLCIEGLLNEASALLKEMIETGCSPNNFTYNTIIRGLLKHNETSKAMELLQVMISNGFSAHTTTAAMLVNLSSANPTDKTLKEMLQKLP; encoded by the coding sequence ATGCGTAGCGCTGCTGAATCCAGGAGCTCTCTTGTTTTTCTGTGCAACCATTATTATCAGGTAAGGCTTTCAATCCGTGCTCAAAATCATCTCTATTGTTGTTTTAGCTCTAGAGAGGATGTGGAAACCCGCGCTAGGTTCTTGAACTCTGTGAGAGATCAATGCAGATCTGGAAGCTTAAGGAATCTTGATGATGCCTTAGGCTTCTTTGATCGAATGATTCACTTGCACCCTTTGCCTTGCGTTGTGGATTTCAATCAATTGCTGAGCGCGATTGCAAGAATGAAGCATTTCTCGAGTGTGATTACTctgattaaaaaaatggaactgTTAGGAATTCTTCCCGATGTTTACACTCTTAATATCTTGATTAATTGCTTCTGCCATATGAACCGGGTGGATTTTGGGTTCTCCGTCTTGgcaagaatttttaaacttggTTATCAACCCAACTCTGCAAGTCTAAATACTCTTGTCAAAGGGCTGTGTCTTCAGGGTAAAATCAATCAAGCTGTGAGTTTGGTAGGTGAAATGAGTAGGAGAGGGTATGGACCTGATATGTTTACCTATGGAACAATAATCAATGGTTTGTGTAAAATAGGGGAGACCAGTGTGGCTATTGAGTTGCTTAAGAAGATGGAAGAAGCGAATTTGGAATTTGATGTTGTGCACTATACCACAATCATTGACCGTTTATTCAAGGACAGATTGCTAACCGAAGCTTTGAACCTTTTCTCTCAAATGACAAGTAAAGGCATTCAGCCAGATCTCTTCACATACAATTCCTTAATCCAGGGCTTATGCAACCTCCGCCATTGGAATGAGGTAACTACACTATTGAAAGAGATGGTGCATAGGAAGACAATGCCAGATGTGACAACCTTCACCATATTGATCTCCGCGCTTTGCAAAGAAGGTATGCTGACAGAGGCAAAAGAAACTTTTGATGTAATGATTCAGAGAGGCCTGGAGCCTAACACAATTACATATACTTCATTGATTGATGGTTATTGTTTGCAAAGGAGAATGGATGATGCAGTCAAAGCATTTAATATGATGGTTGAGAAAGGTTGTTCACCTTCTGTTATTAGCTATAACATATTGATCAATGGGTAttgtaaaaatagaagaattgaCGAGGCAATGAGTCTCTTTCACGAAATGTCTAACAAGGGAGTGAATCCCAATGTTGTCACTTACACCACTCTTATAGGTGGGTTGTGTCGAGTGAAGAGACCTAAGGCTGCCCAAGAGCTACTGCGTAAGATGCAAACTATTGGTGAATATCCAGATCTCCTAACTTACTCTGTTCTATTACATGGTCTGCttaagaacaaatttttttctgaaGCAATGGAATTGTATCGGGAGATGGAAGACAAAAAGTTGTGCATTACTATTAGGATATACAACATcttgattgatggtatgtgtaCTACTGGAAAACTTATGACTGCAAAAGAACTTTTTTATAGTCTTGCTACCAAAGGTTTCAAACCTGATACTTGCACTTACAATACAATTATCAAAGGGCTTTGCATAGAGGGTCTACTAAATGAAGCGAGTGCCCTACTCAAGGAAATGATCGAGACAGGTTGCTCACCGAACAACTTCACATACAACACAATCATCCGAGGGCTACTGAAACATAATGAGACTTCAAAGGCTATGGAACTTCTTCAGGTAATGATTAGCAATGGCTTCTCAGCACATACGACCACTGCAGCCATGTTAGTTAACCTTTCTTCTGCAAATCCAACGGATAAAACACTTAAAGAGATGCTTCAAAAGCTTCCATGA